The Leclercia sp. S52 genome has a segment encoding these proteins:
- a CDS encoding efflux transporter outer membrane subunit, with translation MICRRLSPLMLMLLLAGCAVGPDYQQPAPQTPTHWNDPGDGGVKSQTASTAINPRWWKTFGDPQLDSLIERAIAGNLSLQQTVLRIAGAREQINQAGGAFFPAVNGNLQATRQQLGLEGELKSHGVYDQLDDVDPELRGALGPLTQPINLYQGSFDAQWELDLWGKVRRQVEAADAQQQAAIEQRNDALVSLEAEVARGWLQLRGAQSSIATLNTQIESAQQTLELTDSRQRGGLSPQMDVENARAQLGNLEAQLPQYEAQARQAMNGLAILLGKPPGALDGELQASKPLPALPEIVPTGIPSTLARRRPDVREAEANLHAATAQIGVSVAQLFPSVSLSGQFGLRNSEASWLTDWSSHFYSVGPQVSIPIFQGGRLVSSVKVARAQQGAAVLEYRQTVLTALGDVENALVSYRTDQKREAGLNKTIDALQNAFDLASSSYRQGIATFIDVLDAQRQLAQAQQQRDQARVQSALDLVALYKALGGGWEPYQQVQLPDYAVFGDAPRG, from the coding sequence ATGATTTGCAGACGTTTAAGCCCCCTGATGTTAATGCTGTTGCTGGCAGGCTGTGCCGTGGGGCCCGACTACCAGCAGCCCGCGCCGCAAACCCCGACCCACTGGAACGATCCGGGCGACGGCGGCGTGAAATCGCAGACCGCATCCACCGCCATCAACCCGCGCTGGTGGAAAACCTTCGGCGATCCGCAGCTGGACAGCCTGATTGAACGCGCCATTGCCGGCAACCTGTCGCTGCAGCAAACCGTGCTGCGCATTGCCGGGGCGCGGGAGCAGATCAACCAGGCGGGCGGGGCCTTTTTCCCGGCGGTGAACGGCAACCTGCAGGCCACCCGGCAGCAGCTGGGGCTGGAGGGGGAGCTGAAATCCCACGGCGTGTACGACCAGCTGGATGACGTCGATCCCGAGCTGCGCGGCGCGCTGGGGCCGCTGACCCAGCCGATTAATCTCTATCAGGGCAGCTTTGACGCCCAGTGGGAGCTGGATCTGTGGGGCAAGGTGCGCCGTCAGGTGGAAGCCGCCGATGCCCAACAGCAGGCGGCCATCGAGCAGCGTAACGACGCCCTGGTGTCGCTGGAGGCCGAAGTCGCCCGCGGCTGGCTCCAGCTGCGCGGGGCCCAGAGCAGCATCGCCACCCTCAACACCCAGATCGAGAGCGCGCAGCAGACCCTGGAGCTGACCGACAGCCGCCAGCGCGGCGGCCTGTCTCCGCAGATGGACGTGGAGAACGCCCGCGCCCAGCTCGGCAACCTGGAGGCGCAGCTTCCGCAGTATGAAGCCCAGGCGCGGCAGGCGATGAACGGCCTGGCGATCCTGCTGGGTAAACCGCCGGGGGCGCTGGACGGCGAGCTGCAGGCCAGCAAGCCGCTGCCCGCGCTACCGGAGATTGTCCCCACCGGGATTCCTTCCACGCTGGCGCGGCGACGTCCGGACGTGCGTGAAGCCGAGGCCAACCTGCATGCGGCCACCGCGCAGATCGGCGTGTCGGTGGCGCAGCTGTTCCCCAGCGTCTCGCTCAGCGGCCAGTTTGGCCTGCGTAACAGCGAAGCCAGCTGGCTCACCGACTGGAGCAGCCACTTCTACAGCGTCGGGCCGCAGGTCTCTATCCCCATCTTCCAGGGCGGACGGCTGGTCTCCAGCGTGAAGGTTGCCCGCGCGCAGCAGGGCGCCGCCGTGCTGGAGTATCGACAGACGGTGCTCACCGCGCTGGGCGATGTGGAAAACGCGCTGGTCAGCTATCGCACCGACCAGAAGCGGGAGGCGGGATTGAACAAAACCATCGATGCGCTGCAAAACGCCTTCGATCTGGCGAGCAGCAGCTATCGCCAGGGGATCGCCACCTTTATCGACGTGCTGGATGCCCAGCGCCAGCTGGCGCAGGCGCAGCAGCAGCGGGATCAGGCCCGGGTACAGAGCGCGCTGGATCTGGTGGCGCTCTATAAAGCTCTCGGCGGGGGCTGGGAGCCGTACCAGCAGGTACAGCTGCCGGACTACGCCGTCTTTGGCGACGCCCCGCGCGGATAA